A segment of the Brevibacterium zhoupengii genome:
GCTCAAACGGCTCTACCCGAAGTCTCTGCTCAAGCCGGCGATCAGGTCTGTGCTCGTACCCAAGCCGATGTCCGGCAGCGGCTTCGACGCGAAGGAGATGACCGATTCCGACATCGTGCGGTGGGCCCACCAGTTCCTCGACGCGATCGTTCCGGTCGTGACCTCCGAGGTCGTCGAAGCCGGAGTGTGATCGCGGCGAGGTCGCAGGACGGGATCGGTGATGATCGACGCGAGGACGATCTGCACGTATTCTGAAAGTTCACATTCGACCGCTCCAGCTAGCGTAGAGTGCGAATACGGGTACAGACGTACCGGACGACTTAAGGAGAGCCACCATGGGTTTTGACGACAAGTTCGACAACAAGACTGAAGAATTCTCCGGCAAGGCAAAGGAGACCGTCGGTGACATGACCGGCGACGACGAGCTCAAAGCTGAAGGGTCTGCCGATCAGCTCAAAGGCAAGACCAAGCAGGTTGGCGAGAAGGTCAAGGACCTCGGCAAAGACGTCAAGGACAAGTTCAGCAAGTAATGAGGAATTCGGCCCCCATCGCACCCGCGGTGGGGGTCATTCTTTTGGTTCGGTCCGCTGTGTGGTCCGAATCTTCACAGCGTCACCCTCACAGCAACGCAGGAATCGGAAGGCGGCACGGCAGTGGAGCAGGCAGAGGCAGCGGGCAAGAACGACACCTCAAGCACTGATGTCCTCAGAGCCGGGACCGGGGTCGGCTCCACCGGCGTCACTCCGGCACAGACCCAGGGAGTGATCGAGGCGATGGCGACTCTGCGTCGCCGGTGCCCCTGGTCGAGCCGGCAGGACCATGGAAGTCTCGAGAAGTTTGCACGCGAAGAGACCGAAGAGCTCATCGAAGCGCTCGAAGACTACCGCAGCGACGCCAGTTCTGCCCACAGGGTGGCCGTTGTCGAGGAGCTCGGAGACGTCTTCTACCAGGTCCTCTTCCACTCGGCCCTGCTCGATGAGAGCGGTTCAGCTCCCTATGGCCACACGTTGGGACTCATCATCGACGGCCTCGAAGAGAAGCTCATACGGCGTCACCCCCTGGCTTTCGGGGAGGACAGCCGTGACGACGAGATGCCTGAGCTCGAAGACGTCGAACGCGAGTACCGCCGAATCAAGACCGAAGAGAAGCAGCAGAAAGACGATAATCAGTGAGCTTGGATCGCATCGACATCGAAGGCACATTCAATTTCCGCGACATCGGGGGAACGCCCACCTCGGCGGGCGAGATGACCATCGCCACAGGCAAGGTCTACCGCGCCGACGGACTCGCCCAGCTCACCGACAGGTCGCGTGCCGACCTCAGAGCACTCGGCATCACCACCGTCGTGGATCTGCGTGATGTGGGGGAGCGGTCCAAGCTGCCCGACGCTGTTGCGGGACTCGACGTGAACCACATCGAGCTGCCGATCTTCGATGACCATTTCTTTCCCGCGAAGCAGCTCAGCCGCGAGGAGATGAAGAAAGCCGCCGAGGCGACCGGCATGGACCTCTCAGATCGCTCGCTGAGCAAGATCTATGACCTCATGATCGGCCATTTCGGGACCCGCCTGGCCATGGCCGTCGACGTCGTTGCACAAAGCTGTGGCGAGGCAGTGGTCTTCCACTGCTCTGCCGGCAAAGACCGGACCGGCGTGGTCGCCGCATTCATCCAGACCCTCCTCGGCGTCGGGCGACACGAGATCCTCGAAGAATACTCAATTACCTCGCAGCACCTGTCCGGTGGCTTCCTCGAGAACATCGTCAGAAACTTCGCCGATGCCGGCATCTCCGGCAACCTCGCCGAGACCGCAACAGCGGCACCGCCGGAACTCATGGCCAAAATCCTTGACTCCATCGAGGGTCAGTACGGCGAGAACGGTGTCGAGGCCTATCTGCTCGAGCATGGAATGGACCCGGAGAGTCCGGAGAAGCTGCGCCGACAGCTGCTGGCACCCGTGAACCGCGAAGAATCCGTCCAGGGCTGAGCCGGAGAGTAAGCCTGGTGCCTCGGTGCATTAAGCTGTCCTGCAGGCACATGTTCCCCATGTGAAACCAATTGCGAAGGAGTAATCAGTGGCTGAGATTGTTGCCGCAAACGCCCGTGAAATCCTGGATTCCCGGGGAAATCCCACCGTTGAGGTGGAAGTGCTGTTAGCCGACGAATCGGTCGGTCGTGCCGGTGTCCCCTCCGGTGCCTCCACCGGTGAGTTCGAAGCCGTTGAGCTGCGCGACGGAGACCCGGAACGTTACCTGGGCAAAGGCGTCACCAGTGCTGTTGACGCAGTCGTCGACGAAATTCATGAAGTCATCGTCGGTCTGGAAAGCGATGACCAGCGACTGGTCGATCAGGCTCTGATCGAGCTCGACGGCACCGAGAACAAGTCCCGCCTGGGCGCCAACGCAATCCTCGGCACCTCGCTGGCAGTCGCTCGTGCAGCCGCCGTGTCCGCGGATCTGCCGCTCTACCGCTACCTGGGCGGACCGAACGCGCACGTAATGCCCGTTCCGATGATGAACATCCTCAACGGTGGATCGCACGCCGATTCCAACGTCGACATCCAGGAATTCATGATCGCCCCGATCGGTGCGGCCAGTTTCCACGAGGGACTGCAGTGGAGCGTCGAGGTCTACCACGCGCTCAAAGGTGTGCTGAAGGAACGCGGTCTGTCCACCGGGCTCGGCGATGAGGGCGGATTCGCACCGAACCTCGACTCCAATGCCGCGGCGCTCGACCTCATCCTCGAGGCCATCGAGCTCGCCGGACACCGTCCGGGCCGTGACATCGCAGTGGCACTTGATGTGGCCTCCTCAGAGTTCTACTCAGACGGGGCCTACGAGTTCGAGGGCGAGAAGAAGTCGGCTCAGGACATGGCGGCCTACTATGAGGGTCTGCTGGCCAAGTACCCCCTCGTGTCCATCGAGGACCCACTGGACGAGAACGACTGGGAAGGCTGGGCCACGCTGACCCAGTCCATCGGCTCAAAGGTTCAGCTCGTCGGCGACGACCTGTTCGTGACGAACCCCGAGCGGCTCCAGCGCGGTGTCGATAACAACACCGCGAACTCCCTGCTCGTGAAGGTCAACCAGATCGGCACCCTGACAGAGACCCTCGACGCAGTGTCGCTGGCACAGACCAACGGCTACACGACGATGATCTCCCACCGCTCGGGCGAAACCGAGGACACGACGATCGCCGACCTGGCCGTGGCCACGAACGCCGGCCAGATCAAGGCAGGCGCTCCGGCCCGGTCCGAGCGTGTGGCCAAGTACAACCAGCTGCTGCGCATCGAAGAGCAGCTCGGCGACGCGGCCCGCTACGCCGGCCGAGGAGCGTTCCCGCGCTTCAACGGCTGAACGAGCCTTTTCGCTCGTCCGACAGGGCGGGCTTCGCGCAGTCGGCTGAGCGAACTTCGTTCGGACGGCTGAACGACTGCAGCGCTGAGGCGTTGAATGGCTTTATCCCCGAGGCGGGGGCCAGGTGATCATTCTATGGTCACCCGGCCCCCGCCTCGGCGACATTCATCGGCAGGGCGTTTTTGCTGAGGTCGGTGTGCTTCGCGATGACACAACCTCGTCGCGACTTCAAGAACTCTTGGCGATCCCACAAAACTACTCCGCGACTCCAAAACCTCCTGTGCCTCGCAGAACACCCTGGGAGTACAGCAACTCCACCCGCACCGCTCAATTCATACATTTGCAGAGGTTGTTTATGAAGTCGCGGGTGAGGGGTCTATCGAGGCTGCCGACCGCATTGCTGGGAAGTCACCTCGTGTTCATGAGGGCTCGCCTGATCTCTTCGAACTTCGCCTCTGTGAAGAGCTCTTTCCACGTGACTCTGATGACCCGCCAGCCCTGATCGCGCAGCCATTGTTCTCTGCGCCGTTCGCGTTCGAGTTCGTCTCGTGGCACTCCTGAGCCGAGATACAGCTTTCCAAGTCCATCGATCTCAATGATCAGCCGAGCCGCCTTGTGGCAGAAGTCGACGCGAAACTTTCTTCGCAGCGAGGGTGCGCCGAACTCAACTTGGGGGACGAAACCGACGAATCCGTGCTGAAAGAACCTCACCGCGGCGATCGACTCGGCGGGGGACTCGCGACGGGCATCGGTCAGTTCGAGGGCGAGATGAACCTTCTTCGTGTTCCTGGTCTCGAAGCATTGCGCCAGCGTCGCGAGGATCTTCTCCCTCGTCGTCAGTCCGCGGTGTAGAGCATCGTCGAGCATCGACACAGAGATGTCGGGGTTGTACGTGCGAGCCACATCAATGAGCGTTCGTTCGAGCGTCGTCACCTCGGTGCCGCGAACTCTTTGCCGGTGATGCTTCGGGATCGTCACGCCCCTGACATGGATGCTCTTGAACCTGCGGTTGATCCCGGGGCGCACCACCTCCACCTGGTGAGTCACGGGATAGGCAATAGGCAAGCCGTGGATGAGGGCAGCTGAGATATGGGAGAACACCTCAGCCGGTGGCGATCCCGGCGACGTTCGGACTGCTGTATTGGACCCTTCTGCGGTGTCGGGTTCTACCTGCCGCGCCTCCTGATTCTGCTTCTGGAATCTGACTTCGCATCTCGCCATGACTGCGGCGTCGAGCTCTTCGATCTGGTCGCGGAAGTCTCCGTGCTCGGTGAACTCCGAATGAGTTCCTTCAACGATGCTGGCCCACAGCCGCCGATGTCCTTCCACGGTGCAGACGTGTCTGACCGAATAGACACCGCGAGACAGCCGACGTACGCAGCAACTTCGGGCCCGTCGAATGTCTGCGTGAGTGAACCCGAGCCGGATGATCTGTTGTGTGGTCATAATCTTGTACATGGAATTAAACTGCATCAAAACTTATCAAACTGCAATAGAGTACTCCTGATCTGTGTATAACTTTGTGGATAAATGCGTCTGGTGTGGGAGCTGGGGAGGGGAGTGCGGTGGCCGGAAAGCGTCGAGGCGCAAGTCGCAGCTTCTGTACCCTGCGCCGTGAGTGCTAAATCACCCAGTAGCAACGGGATGTTTTAGAGCTGGCGGTGCCGAGAGCGGAACTAGCTGGAGGACGTGAGGGTAATGGGAGGGCGTGCGCGCGGGACGGTGGCGTGAGACCCCGCTGCGGCCTCAGAGGGCAGAACGGGGGAGGCGAGCGAACCGGGCTGACTCAGACTTTCGAAAAATAGAACACGCCACGACACCCAAATCCTCGCAGTCCGGATGCTGACACGGCAGACTTAGATGTGTTGTGACTGCCTTCCCCATCCCCGGTCGCAGAGGAAAGAGACATGGTTCCGAGCAAACCTAGAAACAGCGCCCCCAAATCGGCTCCGGGCCGAGCCGCTCCCCGTCGACGCCCCACGCCGGTCGTCGAGGCTCAGCCCACCGAAGGCACTCGCAAACGGAAACTGTCCTGGCAGACAGGCGTCTTCCTCCTCGTCATCGCCATCGTGCTCGTCACTTTTCTCCCCTCGATCAACTCCGCACTCAAGCAGGCACAGCAGATCGCGGCACTCAACAGCGAGATCGAATCGACGAAGTCCGAGGTCCAGGGGCTGGAAGAGAAGAACGAGAATCTCAAGGACCCTGCGTACATCAAACGCAAGGCCCGCAAGGACCAGTACTACGTGGAAGAGGGCAAGAACGCGGTCATCGTCACCAACCAGGAGGCAATCGACGGTGACGATTCGGATGCTGAACGTCCGCAGCGCAAGCAAGCCTGGTACCTTGAGTTGCTGGAGTCGATTCAAGAGGTCGGCAATACCGTGGAGAAGGGCTGATGATCACAGAGTGCACCGAGGCGGACTTCGCCATCCTGAAGGAACAGCTCGGGCGGATTCCGCGCGGTGTCGTCGGGATCGCCGCCCGCAGCACATCGGGTGAACCGCTGGTCGTCGCGACCGCTCCTCGGCTCGAGGATGGCACACCGTTCCCCACCACCTTCTACCTCACGCACCCTGCCTTCGTCGCTGAATGCTCACGCCTCGAAGCATCGGGAATCATGACCGAATGGAGTGCCGAGCTCGCCGAAGACGAGGAGCTCGCGGCCGCCTACGCCAAGGCCCACGCTGCGTACCTCGCGGCTCGGTCGGAGATCGGAAAGTCTGCCGGAATCGCCGAGGTGGAAGAGATCAAGGACTACACCGCCGGTGGCATGCCCACCCGAGTGAAATGCCTGCATGCTCTCGTCGGACATTCCCTGGCCGCTGGGGCAGGAGTCAACCCGATCGGTGACCGCGCCATCTCCTTCATGACCGACGTCCCCACCCCGGCGGGCGCAGAGGGCGCCTCGACCGAGGCAAGCGAATAGGAGAGCTCATGCGCGTAGCCGCCTTCGACTGTGGGACCAATTCCCTGCGTCTGCTCATCGCCGATGTCGACGAGCAGGGCCAGATGACCGAACTGCGTCGCGAAACTCGGATCGTGCGACTGGGCCAGGGAGTCGACGCAACGGGTGAGTTCGCCCCCGAAGCCCTCGAACGCACCTTTGCCGCGGCCCGAGAGTTCGCCGAGGTGGCCGCCGAGTACTCACCGGAGAAGCTGAGATTCGTCGCCACCTCCGCCAGCCGTGACGTGAAGAACCGTGATGAATTCTCCGCCGGAATCTTCGGCATCCTCGGCGTCGTGCCCGACGTCATCACAGGTGATGAAGAGGCCCATCTGTCATTCCTCGGCGCTACCGTCGGACGTTCTGCCGACAGCGGCCCGTTCCTCGTCATGGACCTCGGCGGCGGCTCAACCGAACTGGTCCTCGGCACCAAAAGCGTCACCTCGGCGGTGAGCATGGACATCGGATCCGTGCGCCTGACCGAACGCCACATGTCTGTCGACATCCCCGACCAGGCGCAGATCCAGGCGGCCATCGACGACATCGACGCCAACCTGGACAAGGCGGCAGAGATCGTCGACCTCGCTGCGCCGCGGACGATGATCGGAGTCGCAGGCACCGTCACCACACTGACCGCGGGAATACTTGACCTCGAGAGCTATCAGCGAGATCGCATCCACGGCACCCATCTGCGCGTGGCAGACATCGACGCTGAGGCGAACGAACTCTTGAGCATGGGGCGTGAAGCTCGTGCCGCACTGCCGTACATGCACCCCGGGCGCGTCGACGTCATCGCGGCCGGGGGACTCCTGTTCGCCCGCATCGCGGCCTGCATCGACTCTGCAGTCAAGAGCGCGGGAGGCGAACTCGACATCATGGTCTCGGAGACGGATATCCTCGACGGCACCGCGCTCGACCTCGCGCGCACGCAGTCGTGAAGCCCTTTGTTGCGGGGGAACGGACAGCTCCCAAACATCCACGCGTTGGGAAGCGCTCTGCGAAACTCGCTCTCGTCGGATCCCTGGTGCTGGGGCTGGTCATGGGCACGACCCAGCCGGCTCTCGCTGCGCCCGAGCCCGGACCCGGGCAGTGGTACATCAAGAAGTACGGCATCGATGACATGTGGAAGAAGTCCACGGGCAAAGGTGTGAAGGTCGCCGTCATCGATTCCGGCGTCAACACCAAACATGAAGACCTCAAGGGCGTGGTCAGCAGGTCCAAGGACTTCAGCGGACTCGACAAAGACGGCAAGACCCCCATCGGCGGCAAGACCACCATCCATCACGGCACCGCTGTCGCCGGCGTCATTGCCGGCCAGGGCAAGGGCGCAGGACCGACGGGAGTCGCCCCCGATGTCGATATTCTCTCGGCCTCGATGTGGCTGGGACCCGAGCGGCCGAAGGAATCCGGCTCGACTCGTGAACAGGCCGACAAGGCGATCAGATGGGCCGTGGATTCCGGAGCCAAGGTCATCAACATGTCGCTGGGCTGGGACGATCCGGCCTGGCCCTCGAGCTGGGATGAATCCTTCGCCTACGCCTATGAGAAGGACGTCGTTGTCGTCGCCTGTGTCGGCAACGCCTCACAGGGAGCCACGCAGGCGTGGTCACCGTCGACAGTGCCCGGTGTCATCGGGGTCGGTGGGCTGGACAAGAAGAACCGCGTTCTGTCAGAGTCCACGGCGCCCGGAACAGCCGTTGATCTCATGGGACCAGCGGAAGACATCCCGATCCCGTATTACTCTGGCGGCTATGCCGAGGGGCAGGGCTGTTCCTTTGCCTCACCCATCGTCTCCGGAGTGGCCGCACTGATCCGGGCCGAGAACCCCGACCTCAGTGCCGACGAAGTCACCGCCAAGCTGAGCTCGACGGCCAAGCCGGTCCCCGGGCATAAAGGGCAGAGCAAGAAGGACAAGCCGGATCCGATCGTCGGCTGGGGCCGGATTGATCCGAAGGCCGCGATGAAGTCAGACGTTCCGAAGTCGGTGCCCAGTGCGGCCGATGATCTCGCTGACTGGGTGACAATGCACCGACGTTCGTCGTCTGACCCGTCCGAGACTGAAAACGCAGTCCCGGCTGAGGACAACAACCCAAAGGCAGTCGCGCCCAAAGACGTCGTCTCATCACAGTCGACACCCAAGCTGGGCTTCTCGGTTCTGGCTGCCGGCGGCCTCATCGCGGTGATCCTCTTCGTGCTCTCCGCAGTGGTTTTCATCCGCCGCAGACGGTGATCGAACCGGGTGCTGATCCTCTGAACTGGGGCGTCGAGATTCAATTAGTGAAAGTTTTCACAAAGGCCTAGGATGGGAATATGGCACTCATCAGAAACTCAAAATTGCGTCCTCGAATCCTCGTTGTTGGTGGCGGCTACCTTGGTCTCGTTACCGCTCAGAATCTGTTGAAGAACCTCGGTCGTGGCGAAGCCACAGTGACCGTGGTCGATCCCAACCCGTACATGACCTACCTGCCTTTCCTCCCCGAGGTGGCGGCCGGGTCCATCGAACCGCGCCACGCTGTCGTGCCGCTGCGCCGCAACCTCTCCGGTGCTGAAGTCATCACCGCGAAGGTCACCTCGATCAACCACGGTGACAAGTTCGTCACTGTCGAGCCGGAGAACGACGAAGCGTTCGAGCTCGACTACGACCACATCATCATGGCCGCCGGTTCGGTGGCGCGTGCTCTGCCGATCCCCGGCCTCAAGGAGAACGCCATCGCGCTCAAGCGCATCGAGGAAGCCGTCGCACTGCGCGATCACCTCCTCAGCCGCTTGGCCGATGCCTCGCTGATGGAAGACGATGACGAGCGTCGCAAGGCGCTGACCTTCGTCTTCGTCGGCGGCGGTTTCGCAGGCATCGAACTCCTCACCGAACTCGAAGATGTCGTTCGCTCCGCAGTGGCTCAGTACGAGACGCTGACCGAAGCCGATGTCCGCTTCGTCCTCGTCGAGGCACTCGATCGTGTCATGCCCGAGGTCGGCGAAGCTCAGGCTCGCTGGGTCGTCGAGCACATGCGCGAACGCGGCATCGACGTGTACCTCGAGACCTTCCTCCAGGACTGCACCGACAAGCACATCAAGCTCTCCAGCGGCGAAGAATTCGACGCCGACACCATCGTCTGGTCGGCAGGCGTCAAGGCCAACCCGATCCTCGTTGACTCGGACCTGCCTCTCGATGAGCGCGGTCGTGTGACCGTGCGCGCCGATCTGCGCGTCGAGGGCGACAACGGTGTGGTCGAAGGCGCTTGGGCTGCCGGCGACAACGCTGCCGTGCCTGACCTCTCCGGTGGCGGCGTGGGCGGCTACTGCGTGCCCAACGCTCAGCACGCCGTGCGCCAGGCACCAGTGCTGGCTGCCAACGTTCTTGCCGCACTGCGCGGAGAGACCGAGTTCAAGCAGTACTTCCACAAGACCATCGGCACCGTTGCAGGTCTCGGCCTGTACAAGGGCGTTTCGCAGATGGGCGACTTCGAAGCCCGCGGACTCCTCGCTTGGCTGATGCACCGCGCCTACCACGGCTACGCGATCCCGACTGTGGACCGCAAGGTCAAGGTCTTCGGCAACTGGATCCTCAATGCCATCGTCGGCCGCGACGCCATGCCGCTGGCTGATCTCGATGTTCCTCGCAAGAACTTCGTCGAGGCAGCCAACTCGAAGCCGGCACCGAAGAAGGAAACTGCCAAGGCCTGATAACTGAGTGCAGGATTCACCCCAGGCTGTAGCCGTGGTGTGAACCCTGATGAGTTCTGAAGAACGCCGGGAGCGCGATTGCACTCCCGGCGTTCTTGCCATTCATGAGGGGCTGGAGCAGAGCGTCTGAGGCTCCAACCATGCGCAGTTGAGCGACTGACGCTCCGAGCTCCGGGGCCCTCAGTTCGCGACGGTGAAGCGAGCGTCGATGTGCTTCGCGTTGACGATCTCATCGACCATGGCCACAGCAAAGTCCTCCGCGGAGATGGAATCTCCGGCAGGCGTCTCTAGTTCGGTCTTGTAAGTACCCGTGCGCTCACCGGGGTCGATCTCCGGGGCGGGGGAGATCAGCGTCCAGGGGGAGTAGCTGCCGGCACGCATGAGCTCGAGTGCCTTCGTGCCGGTCTCCGACTCGGCCTTATAGGCCTCTGGGAAGCCTTCGGTATCTTTGAGCATGGTGTCACCGACGAAAAGCGATCCTGCACCACCGACGACGAAGACACGCTTGTCTCCGCTGGCCTGAGCCAGTGTCTCCAGGGCATTCAGCCACTCTTCGTGTGGTGCGCCGGTACGGCTGGGTCCGGTTGTCGAGACGATGATGTCATGGTCGGCGACGATCTGTCGGTCGAACTCGGCGTCTCCCATATCGCCTCGGAGGTTTGCTGCGGCTCCCGGAACCTCAGTACCAGTTCGAGTGATGGCCGTGACCTCGAGGCCGCGCTCGGCGGCTTCTGCGGTGACGCGGGATCCGATCATTCCTGAAGCGCCGAAGAGTGCGATCTTCATGGTGTGTCCTTTCGTGTATGCGGATGTTGCCACAAAGATACCCTTTGGATATCGAGTACCTCAAAGATACTATTGGGATATGAGATTGAGCAGTTCCTGGGAGGGCGATGCCTTCGATCCCGAATGTCCGACCAGAATCGTCCTCGATCGGGTCGGTGATAAGTGGACGGTCCTCATCATCGGGACTCTCGACGAAGGCCCGAAGCGCTTCAGTGAGATTCGTATGGCGATCGGCGGAATCACGCCGAAGGTCCTCACCTCGACCCTGCGGGCTCTGGTGGCAGACGGGCTGGTGACCCGCGAAGTCTTCGCCGAGGTTCCTCCTCGCGTGGAGTATGAGCTGACCGACCTTGGCCGCTCGCTCCTAGGGCCCGTTGAGGCTCTGCGCAGGTGGGCTGAGATCAATGTCGCGGCGATCGTCGACAGCAGGGACCGGGCGGACGCCTAACGGGTATCTCAGCGCGTCTGGTCTCGACGGCACCCGATCCCACCTGCGGCGGTGTCCGACTCTTCAACGGTACGATCAAGTCATCTTCTCGAAGACGAGGGGCGGACATGCACACGAAGGAGTGTCACATGCGTAAGTTGAACTGGGTCATCGTTGCCACGGTTCTCGGTCTTAGCCTGAGTGGATGTGGGCAGGGAGGTACTCCCTCCAACCCGGGTGATGGCGAAGAACGGCCCACGTACGAGGTGAGAGATGATGTTGACCTGGCCGGGTCACCGACCTGGAAGGGTGCCCAGGAACAGAACTCCATCACGATCGGGGTCTATCACGATCAGCCAGGTATCGGGAACCTCACCGCGGGGGCCGAACGGCCAGAAGGCTTCGACGTTGAGATCGCGACTCTTGTGGCCGGGCAACTCGGCTTCGCACCTGAGGACATCGAATGGGTTGAAACCGTGACCGCTAATCGTGAGACCTTTTTGCAACAGGGCAACGTCGACCTCATAGTGGCCGGATATACCATCAACGATGAACGCAAGAAGATCATAGATTTTGCCGGTCCCTACTACACGACCGGGCAGGATCTCATGGTGAGTTCCGACTCGGACATCTCTGGCCCTGACGATCTTGATGGTAAGACGGTCTGCGCAACGGTCGGGGGAGTGCCAGGTCAGCGGATGGAGGAGGACCATCCGGAAGCAGAGCTCGTCACCTATGACACAGTGTCAAAATGCGTGACCGATCTGCAGTCCGGCTCCGTTGACGCGGTCACCACGGATGATGCGATTCTCCGAGGCTATGCGGCACAAAGTGCAGATGAGCTGAAGGTAGTTGGCAAGCCCTTCTCCGAGGACCAGTACGGGATCGGACTGCCGAAAGGTGATGATGAACTTCGCGGCGCCGTCAATGACGCAGTTGAGTCGGCTGTTGAGAATGGAAGCTGGACTGAAGCCTTCGAGCATACGCTGGGGGATTCGGAAGGTGTGAAGCTGCCAAGCGTCGATCGGTATTAGCCGACCGTCGATCGATACTGGCCGCGCTGGGAGAAGTCAGTCGCTGGTGATCTCCGCGAGCACCTCGGCGAGTTCACGCAGCTCGCCCGCGATGCGGTAGATGCGAGGGGAACCGGAGTAGGTCCAATTGCTGGTGATCATCGACGCGCTGGCACCGTTGGTGGTGGCGGAATACTCCTCACGGCTCACCTGCGCCGTTCGGT
Coding sequences within it:
- a CDS encoding winged helix-turn-helix transcriptional regulator translates to MRLSSSWEGDAFDPECPTRIVLDRVGDKWTVLIIGTLDEGPKRFSEIRMAIGGITPKVLTSTLRALVADGLVTREVFAEVPPRVEYELTDLGRSLLGPVEALRRWAEINVAAIVDSRDRADA
- a CDS encoding glutamate ABC transporter substrate-binding protein encodes the protein MRKLNWVIVATVLGLSLSGCGQGGTPSNPGDGEERPTYEVRDDVDLAGSPTWKGAQEQNSITIGVYHDQPGIGNLTAGAERPEGFDVEIATLVAGQLGFAPEDIEWVETVTANRETFLQQGNVDLIVAGYTINDERKKIIDFAGPYYTTGQDLMVSSDSDISGPDDLDGKTVCATVGGVPGQRMEEDHPEAELVTYDTVSKCVTDLQSGSVDAVTTDDAILRGYAAQSADELKVVGKPFSEDQYGIGLPKGDDELRGAVNDAVESAVENGSWTEAFEHTLGDSEGVKLPSVDRY
- a CDS encoding NAD(P)-dependent oxidoreductase produces the protein MKIALFGASGMIGSRVTAEAAERGLEVTAITRTGTEVPGAAANLRGDMGDAEFDRQIVADHDIIVSTTGPSRTGAPHEEWLNALETLAQASGDKRVFVVGGAGSLFVGDTMLKDTEGFPEAYKAESETGTKALELMRAGSYSPWTLISPAPEIDPGERTGTYKTELETPAGDSISAEDFAVAMVDEIVNAKHIDARFTVAN